AGGTTTTATTGCCAACCGGGGAGAGAACAGCCTGGCGGCCCGGTACTGGAAGGTCTATGAGAACCCGCAGGAGGCGGAACGCATCTTCCGCCTGTATGATGAGGCCAGGGAACAGGCGCTTGAGGAGATCATTCAAGGATACCCGTTGTATCAGGTAGCGGTTTCCTGATATAAAGATGTTATAATAATAAGGAGGCAGGAAAGATGAAAGACGTATATGTAGTATATTGGAGCAGTACAGGTAATACAGAGGCGATGGCGAACGCAGTGGGCGAAGGGATCAACGAAGCAGGCGGTAAGGCCCATGTGGTGGAGGTATCCGCCGCGGATGCGTCCGTACTGAAGGATGCGGACTGCTTTGCGCTGGGAGCGTCCGCCGCTGGCGCGGAGGAACTGGATTCGGATATGGATGATTTCGTGACTCAGGTGGAGGCTTTTGCTGCAGGAAAGACCATAGGGCTATTCGGCTCCTATGACTGGGGCGACGGCGAGTGGATGCGCCAGTGGACAGAGCGGATGACGACAGCAGGCGCGTCTGTGGTGAATGGAGAGGGTGTTACTGCGAACCTGGCGCCGGAGGAGGATGCTTTGGAGGCATGCAGGGCGCTGGGGGCGGCTCTGGCAAAATAGCTTTCAGGCAGAAGAAAATCAGGCGTAATGAAGTGCAATGAAAAGAGAAAGCCGATTTCCTGAATTTTGGGAAAGACTTTCTCTTTTTGCATGTTATATGATAATATGAATCAATGAGGCGGACTGAAATGTGAGAAAGAAAGCATGAAACGCAAAGTTTGGGAAAGTACTTATTATATATGGAAATATATGTAGAAAAAAAGAGCGATTGCGTGAAACCTGCGCAAAGTCCGCATAAAGTTACCATAAAGGTTACGCGGTCTTTCCTTTGCCTCCTTTCCTTTGCTGGAGAATTGTGGTATACTGTTTCAATGCGTTTATAGAAAGTGAGATTCACCGCAGAATGAAAAAGATCAAACAGTTTTATGTTTTAATAGCAGCCGTGTTGATCATGCCGGTCCTCTTGACTGCCTGTGCCGCGCCAAATGCCGGCGTAAAGCAGGAGGAGCCTGGCGGGCGGCTGAACGTCGTGACGACCTTGTTTCCCTACTATGATTTTGCGCGTCAGGTCGCAGGTGATGATATTGATCTGACTCTGGTGGTCCCGGCCGGGATGGACAGTCATTCCTTTGAGCCGACCCCGGCGGATATGCGCACTATCCAAAATGCAGACATCCTGATCTGCAACGGCGGAGCCATGGAACACTGGCTGGATGAGGTGCTGGACTCCATTGATACCTCCGGCATGACGGTGGTGACCATGATGGATCACATCAACGCCGTGGAGGAAGAACATGTGGAAGGCATGGAGGACGCCGACCATGACCACGATACGGGGCGTGACCACGATGTGGACCAGGAGGTGGACCCGGGACATGAGACCTACATTGACTACGACGGCCATCAGGTGGAGATCGAGTATGATGAACACATCTGGACGTCCCCGGTCAATGCGATGAAGCTGACGGAGGTTATCCGGGACACCTTAGAACAGGCGGACCCGGACCATGCAGATGGATATGAGTCTAATGCCGCCGCTTATTTAGAGCTTTTATCCCAGATTGACGCCGGGTTCCGGGAGGTTTCCGGCGCCCGTGTCCGCAATATGATCGTGGTGGGGGATAAGTTCCCGTTCCGCTATCTGGCAGACGAGTACCGGCTGGATTACCGGGCGGCTTTTTCCGGATGCAGCACCGATACGGAGCCGAGCGCGAAGACCATCGCCTATCTGATCGACAAAGTACGGGATGAGAAGATCCCTGTGATATAT
This portion of the Clostridium sp. AN503 genome encodes:
- a CDS encoding flavodoxin, encoding MKDVYVVYWSSTGNTEAMANAVGEGINEAGGKAHVVEVSAADASVLKDADCFALGASAAGAEELDSDMDDFVTQVEAFAAGKTIGLFGSYDWGDGEWMRQWTERMTTAGASVVNGEGVTANLAPEEDALEACRALGAALAK
- a CDS encoding metal ABC transporter substrate-binding protein codes for the protein MKKIKQFYVLIAAVLIMPVLLTACAAPNAGVKQEEPGGRLNVVTTLFPYYDFARQVAGDDIDLTLVVPAGMDSHSFEPTPADMRTIQNADILICNGGAMEHWLDEVLDSIDTSGMTVVTMMDHINAVEEEHVEGMEDADHDHDTGRDHDVDQEVDPGHETYIDYDGHQVEIEYDEHIWTSPVNAMKLTEVIRDTLEQADPDHADGYESNAAAYLELLSQIDAGFREVSGARVRNMIVVGDKFPFRYLADEYRLDYRAAFSGCSTDTEPSAKTIAYLIDKVRDEKIPVIYYLELSSRRVAEIISEETGAEPLLLHSCHNVTRAQFEAGITYVELMRQNIENLRKGLDE